ATTCCTCAGAAATACCTTCATAAGAAACTAACCGCATCACCTGAGAGTTTCCTTCAACCGCATAGTTAAAGTAAACATCCAAATCAATCTGCTCTGCTAGTTGTTGAAAAATACTGTCAATCAATGCTAATGGTTGCTGGGTAGATAGGAGACTGTTAGCCGTATTAAATAGTAGCTGGAGATTTTTGTAGCCTGATAACAGATCTTTTTGAATTTGTTTGAGTTTAGTAACATCTTGGAAGGTCATAATACAGGTTATTGGATAACCGTGTATAGCTGGCAGAGCATCAGAATATATGAGAAGAGAGTAAATACCTTTAGATGTATGCCAGTCTACCTCAACTCCCACCAAACTTTCTCCACGCGCCACTCGCACCCCTGGCATTTGTTCATTAGGGATGCGATTACCTGCGGCATCCGTACAATGGTAAATAGTGTGATATTCTTCCGCTGGTTTGTTTTTGGGAAATTCACCCCCAGCTAATTTATCAGCAGCTTGATTAGAAAATGTCACCCGCGCCGTTACTGGTTCGAGAAATATTACTGGAATCGGTATCCAGTTAAGTACATCCTCTAGCCATTTTTGGTGATTTCGCAGCAAATTCTCGGACTGCTTTCGCCCTGTAATATCTAAGAATGCTCCGATACATCCTCTGGTTTTACCATCTTCACTAAATAGCGGGGTGACAGACTCTAACAAAGTCATGACTGTGCCATCGTCATAGACAACATCAACTTCAAAATCCAAAATTTCTACACCATGAGCCGCAGAATACTGCATGGGCAGTTCTGTTTCGGTCAGTTCTTTACCTTCATGGAACACTTTAAATTTTGTTGGCCTTTCTTCTGGGGGAGCAGTAAGAGAGCCATTTTGATCAGTCTGCATCCTTAGTAACTTGGCAAAAGCCGGATTCATGTTAATAGTTTTGCATTCTGGATCTTTTGCGATGCCAATACCAATAGGAATCATGTCCAACAAAGTTTGTAACTCGGTGACTTTTCGCTGTAATTTTTGGTTGAGTTGGAGGATTTTTTCCTCAGTCTGCTTTTTATCGGTAATATTCCGTGTCACAGTAGCGAAGGCTATTGGCTCTCCTGTGTTTCTATCATTGATAGTGAAGAGTTGATAATCAACGGGTATTGCTTGGCCTGTCTCAAAGTTACGGAAACGAAATTCTCCTTGCCAACGTCCAACTTTGATTGCAGTTGGTAAAATATGCTCTTGTAGATATGCCTGATCTGCCGAAATGATGAAATCTGATATTTGCTTTTGCTTTACCTCTTCCATGCTTGTCAGCCCAACCAACTTTTGCCCCGCCTCATTGATATAAGTAGCTTGTCCTGTAAGAGTAGCTATCCCAATAAAGTCTGAGCTATTTTCGATCACGGATACTAATTTTTGTTGTGCCGCTTCTGCTTCTTGGAGTTGACGAAGTGCAGCTTGCTGTTCCGTTAAATCTAGAATAAAGCATACTGCTTTCTCCCGTTCTTCTCCCAGTAACACAAAACCAACTAACACGGAAACACGACTACCATCTTTGCGAATATATTCTTTGTTAAATGGTACACAATTGGCATCCGCACTAGACTGGGCTTGAGCGATTACTTGTTCATCAAAATCTATATATTCTGGTGGTGTCAGATTCCACCAATTTATCCTCCCAGCTAATAAATCCTCTTGTGTATAACCAACTATTCTCAGAAATTCGTCGTTTCCTTGGTAAATACTCCCATCAATATTGCTAAATAAAATCCCAATAATATTAGCGTTGACGAAACTTTGCAGTTTCTCTTCATTTTCTTTCAATGCTGCTTGGGTGCTTTTACGCTGACGACTAAGGCGATCAATTACCATAGCCATTTGCCAAATTAAAACGCTAAAAATTATAATTAGAATAGTAGCAAACAGTGAAATGGCAAGGACAGGATCATACATCCTCCCTTGTAAACCTTTAAGTATTAACCAACCGACAACAAAAGGTACTGTTATTGCTGGGAATAATAAACGCCGAGCTATTAAACCACCATCACTCTTACTGGTTATTACCTGCATTAAACCATGTTTTGAACCCGCCCACAGAATGCCGATAGATAACGCCATTAAAGTCAGTGCCGTATGCAATGCCATTGATGTTGTATATCGGGTAACACCATAGAGAATTTTCTGTTCGTAGGCATAACCCAGCAACGACTCTAAGGAAATAAAAGCGACTATGAGGGCAAAAATTTGGGTAGACCAATAGGTAAGCTGTTTTTTTGGCTGAACAATGAAATATAGTGCTAAACCAATTAGCGTAAAACTTGTTGCCGTATTAATCCCCATCCGTCCAGCATGGGATGTCGTCACTACTATTGGTGAGTCCGGAAATAACAGTTCGTCAATACCGAAATTCCAGTCAAACAAATATTGAATAAGGGTCAGTAAACCAATTCCAGTTACTGTTACCGCACAAAATCGAGCCAGCCACAAATAAAGAAAATACCGACGGGGAGAATTCCTATTATTTACCTCTGTCTCTGTTTCCCCTAAACTTATCCTCCGAGCCGCTATGATTTGGGATAGCCAGAGGGACAATCCAGACAACAAAAAACACAGTGCTGTATTCGCCTTCATTGTGGCAGGACTACCTGGAAAGCCCTTTTTAAGAATTTCAATATCAAAATACCAACCTAGTATTACCAAACTACCAATGAAGATAGCGATTACACTAGTAACTTTGACTACCCCTAGCCGTGCAAGTATTGTCGGTAAATATTTTATCCTCAAATAATGAATATTTAACATTGAGGTTTTTGCACCTGTATCTTAGCTATGAAAAAAATGATTTTACTATTTTTAATACTTTAATAGCAATCATTGGTGTCAACTTAAGTAAGGGCGTATTTTTTAATTAGGGGCGTATTGCAATACGCCCCTACTTATCCGTCGGCTTCCACACCCGCGGTGGGAATAAATTCCCTGTCTAATAGCTCAAGTCCACGCTCAGTGGACTAAGAGGATGAATGAACTGGTGTACCAAATGTTATTTTACCCCTCCCTAACCCTCACCTCTCTTTAGAGAGGTGACTTGATTTTCTGTTGGAAAGCTGCGGTGTACACACAAGTGATTGAATCGCCCCCTAACCCCCAAAATTGGGGGAACAAGAATTTTCAAAGTCCCCCAAAATTGGGGGATTTAGGGGACGAAATAGGCCGAAACTAAGACAGGTAAGACTTGTGCGTACACCGCAGCCTTGGAAAGGGGGGACTAAGGCTGACAGGTGTAGGTTTTTTACATTGAGATTTATAATAGGGGCCAGACTTGGCAGACAAGGAGGGAAAGTGGACAAGGAAGAAGGACAAAGAAGAATTAAAACCCATGAAGATAGGGAACATATCGGGCAGAATTTTCCGGTTCTTTCTCTTCACACTCCCTTGTCTACTTTCCTTCCTTGTCTTCCAAGTCCCGCATAAAACCCAATTGTAAAAAACCTACACCTGTCGGGGGGACTAAGGGGGGTAAACAATCATACCTGATACCACTTTTCAAACAACCGCTAAGGAATTTGAATACCTTACAGGATATGGGTTTTACGTTAAGTTGACACCAATGAATATCAATATAATCCTACACCTTTAATAATACTTCTAGTTGAAATAATTCTCATCTAACTATTAGCATAATATTGCACATAGGGATATAGAAGATAATCATGGTTAAAAATCTATCTTAGGAAGTATTTTATAATTATCTCTGTTGAAATCCTGGATGATCTAGGAGACTTCCAAATAAAAAAATATCCCAAAATTTCTTGTGGTGCAGGCATCTGTCCCTGCTAATAATATCTATCAGGAGGGAACCAGATGCCCATCCCACAAGATTGAATTATCTTTTTTGTGGAGTCTTCTAGGATGCGAAATCTCAACTTGTTATGATTGTTGAGTATGAAGAAAAAAGCCGAAATTTTAGCTTTTTTGCTACTTTCTTTTTCTTCTCCATTCTCAGCATTCACAACTTAATCACCATTACCAAAGCGCTTAATTAAATCCTCAGGACGAAGATTAGAAATAAATTCGCGGAAAGCTTCCTGTTCAGCTTCATCAGCATCACGATCTACAGGAATAGAAGCATCAGCAACGACTTCTTCCATCACCCAAATGGGGGTATTTGTCCTGAGAGCGATCGCTATCGCATCACTGGGACGAGCATCAATTTCTTTTTTGACATCCCCTTGCTGAAGAATCAACGCCGCATAAAAGGTATCCTTTTGGAGAGTATGAATAATGACCCGATCTAAAGTCATATTCCATATTTCCAACATATTCACAATCAGATCATGGGTTAAAGGTCGAGGAGGCTTTTGATTTTCCATCGCCCCCATAATTGCCCTAGCTTGTTCCTGACCGATGTAAATGGGCAAAGCGCGACGATCTGAACCATCCTTCAGAAGTACAATCGGGCTGCGGGTGAGCGCATCTAATGCTATACCAGCGACTTTCATTTCTATCATTGGTTTAGCCTCTAAGATTCTTTAATCGCTTGGAACTATGTTGCAGGTAATACATTTCTTCAGTTTTTTCTAGGACAGAAATAAACATAGGAATTTTCTTGTCTATAATGCTTCTATTAAACTCCGATAGCGTGGCATAAGCCATGGGCTAGGAGTCACCGAGTCAGTAGGGGCGTATAGCAATACGCCCGTACTGAACCACGTTCGCGGAGCGTCCCGGAGGGATATAGGAACGAAGGACACGAAGGAAGAAAGAAGAAGGAAGAAGGAAGAAGGAAGAAAGAAGGAAGAGAAGAGTTCACCAATGAGTCCTCAAATTTATCCGGTTATAGAAGAGTGAAAATGCAAGGGTTTTCAACATCTATTTTCAATAATATTGCACTTGTTTGCTGATAAAACTCTGTAAACATTTATCTATCAACGCTTTGGCTTTCTTTCAGCAAGTCCTATCTACTGATCAGGTATAAATGAGCCAATTACATACCCTCGTAACAACTAATTTATTTATCCTTCATAATTTTATCCTTCTTTAATCTTATGATTCAAGTATGCCTTGGGATTGATGTTAATATGTTAATATTCATTTACCAGAATTGGGAAATAAATTAAACTTACAGGCTTTACATTTTTTCCGAGAATTATTAGTTGATTTCCGCCAAAATTAGGCAATAAATAAAATTAGTTTCCCAAAAGCTGTGTTTACAGGATTAATTCAAGGTTTAGGAACCATAAAACCCTTAACGGCAGATTCGTGGCAGATTAGTTATCTTAGTCAGCCAGAGATGATTATTCAGGATTTAGCCTATGGTGATAGTGTGGCAGTAGATGGAGTCTGTCTCACAGTTGAAGAGATATTAAAGGATGGGTTTATTGCCACCGCTTCACCAGAAACCCTCCGCCGCACAACATTAGGTAAAGAAGAAACACAACAAAGATATGTAAATTTAGAAGCGTCACTGCGGGTGGGTGGTAAAGTCGGCGGTCATTTTGTCATGGGTCATGTAGACGGAATTGGTCAGTTAATTACATCTGAACAAACGGCTAGTTCGTGGGAAATGACCTTTCTTGCACCACAAGCGATCGCGCGTTATATTGTCCCTAAAGGTAGCATTGCTGTAAATGGTATCAGCCTCACCGTAGCTGAATATAAATCAGAATCATCTCAATTTACAGTTGCAGTCATCCCCCTCACATATAGCGAAACTAATTTAAGTCATTTAATCGCCGGTAGTTGGGTAAATCTGGAAGGAGACATCCTCGGTAAATACGTAGAAAAATTCCTAACTCCTGGAAATAATCACCATCAACAAGAGGAAATTACAACTGCATTCCTAGCAGAAAATGGATATTTGGAGAAGGAATAGGTGACTGTTGACTGTTGACTGTTGACTGTTGACTGTTGACTGGTGACTGTTGACTGGTGACTGTTGACTGTTGACTGTTGACTGTTGACTGTTGACTGTTGACTGGTGACTGTTGACTGTTGACTGTTGACTGTTGACTGGTGACTGTTGACTGCCAAGAAGTAAGAGACAATATCAATATTCTCTCTGTTTCCTATTCCCTGCCCCCTGTCACCTGTCAACGGTCAACGGTCAACGGTCAACGGTCAACGGTCAACTGTCAACTGTCAACTGTCACCTAATTACTGAGCTTGGGCTGTTTTTGTGCCTTGTGTGCCTTGTGCCAACTGGCTGATGCCACCTTCTAACTGCACACCTGGGTCAACAGCAACCCATCCATCTTGGGTGAGGTGACGAATTTCAAAGTGGAGGTGGGGACCAGTAGATTTACCGGTGCTACCAACTCGACCAATGACAGTTCCGGGTTCTACCCATTGACCAGGTTGAACAAAGATTTCTGACATATGCCCGTAGAGACTTTGTTGCGCCGAACTGTGATTAATGGTGACAGCTAAACCATAACCACCCTGCCAGTTAGCAGATTCTACTTGACCCCTAGCTGCTGCTAAAATTGGTGTGCCTGTGGGCGCTCCTAAGTCTGTACCAGCGTGAAAACGGCGATCGCCTGTGATAGGATGAACCCGCCAGCCAAATAAAGACGTAATTGGTGCAGCAGCAGCCAGAGGGAAGATCATTCCGCCACCGACAGTGCCACGATAGGCCAGGGTATTAGTATAAGGAACTTCAGGTAATACTGATGCCAGAGCGAAGTTATAAGACACCATACTAGGACGGGGGGCAAGATTACCCTCCATCATTGGTACTGGTAAACTGCCTACCTGGGGAGCGATAGGAGCAGAACTCACTTTTGTTGTACTAAACTCGCTAGGACTGGGGATAAAGCGATTAGCATGATAGGCAGCCTTGGTATGACTGCTCGTATTAGTTCTGGAAATCCGCCAATTATTTTGAGGTTGACTAATTTTACTGACATTACTAGCAACAGTTTCAGTAATGTTCTTAGCAACATTCTCACTTTGATTGCTGTTTGTAGTTATAGTTTTCCAGCCTAATTTATTTGGCACAGAGACTGGAGTTAATTTAGCAATTTCACTTTTCTTCAGCCAAGTTGGTGATGATTCTTTAGACTTAGCTACAGTAGGAATTTGTTTCGCTTCAGCGCAACTATCTTGTCTAATAGATACAGTTAGACCACAACCGCTAGACCGTTCTGTCACCACTACAGAACTAGGTGGTTGATATTTTTCCGCAGCCACACTATTGTATTCATTGGTATCAATATAAGCGTTGTTATAATCCTTGGGTTTATTCTCTGTATCCTTAGTAATGTCTTGAGAATTATTACCTGCTTGAGAAACTTCTGGGAGTTTTTTAATTACAGAATCAACTTTACTAACACTAGCAGCGGGTTGAGTATTTTCTGCTTTGGATTTAGAAATTCTTACACTAGCAGTCGGTTGAGCATTTTCTGATTCAGAAACACTTTTGCTATTTAGCCTCTTTCTCAGATTAGCTTGACGGGCAGAAAAATCTGGTTGTTGCTTGACTATTTCTGGAACAATAGTTTCTTTCTGAACTGGATTTGCAACTACTGTTGGTTGAGAATTCTCAATAGTGGGGACAATGTTGTCTATTGATGAAGTTTCTGTTTGAGCAGTTACAAACCCGCTACCGATAAGACTAAAACTACTTAATAAGCAGAGACTTTGTGCTGGTAGTCTAGAAGCCAAGCGTTTACTCGTACCACCGGAGTAAGATTTTTTATGGGCAGATTTATGGTGCTGCGGCATTTTTTCTCTTTTGTTGTGTGTAATAAAGGATAAATAATCAATTTTGGACTTTGAACTTCGGCAAAAACGCGCAGTCGAACCATGTGGGATTAACTCTAATCTTAGAGGTTGTTTAATAGCGTTCACGAAGTGTGCCGTATCCCTGCGGGAGCCGGAGGCATCAGGCATAGCGTGGCGTAGCCATAAAGTGTTTCGCTGTGACTTTAGGCACATTTAGATCCCCCCTAACTCCCTTAAAAAAGGGGGAACGGTCAACAAATTCTCCCTTTTTAAGGGAGATTTAGAGGGATCTAAAACTTTTGATACCGACAAGAGAACTTTATGGCTAAAACCACGCAAGCTATCAAACATCCTCTTATATATTAAATCCCAACTTGCTGCACTCAGTTATTGGTTTTGCTCAAAGCACTAAGTTTTTAACAAACTGAATCACTAAATAGAAGTTTGACGATAACCCAAACTAATTGTACCTGGTTGGACAGAAATTTCTGGTGTTAAAGCTGCTTTTGGATCATAAGTTGCCATTTTTAACCGCAGATTACCCTCTTGAGTTACTCCAACTACTTTACCTAAAAAATTATTGACATAAACCTGATCACCCATATTTGTGAGTAGATCAAGGTAGCGAGATAAAAGTATGCTTATTCCTTCTACCTGTAGGCACTCTATACCGGACTTAATTCCGATTAAAACCTGTGAGGTTAAGATTTCCAGATGATGAATCATCTGACAATTCTGGGAATTTTGCCATAATTGCAGATTAATTCCAGTTTCTGGAACTTGATTTGCCCAATTAATCCCCACACCAATAACGGCTTGAGTAATTTGTCCTTGATTAACCTTAGTTTCCGTTAAAATACCACCTAACTTACGACCATCTAATACTAAATCATTTGGCCATTTTATGCCTACAGATATACCACATTTTCTGAATTGTGCGGTAATTCCCCACGCACTGGCTAAAGTAAGTTGATAACTGCTGGTAGCTTCTAAGTTAGGAGTTATTGCCATCGAAAGATATAGACCCCCTGTAGAAGACTGCCATTGACGACCCCATTGCCCCTTGCCAGCGGTTTGCTGGGTGGCAATAACCACAGAGCTAGGTTTTTCTCCTTGGTCTATTAGTTCCCACAGGGTTTGATTTGTAGAGGATACTGTGTTAAAAATATGTAGAGAGAATGGTATATCTTGATGCTTATATTCTGCTTTTAAGCTATCTACCAGAAGTTGCTGATTAAATTCCACCACAGTTCACCATAGTTCAATTTTTTTTTGGCTGTTGTTCAAGTTATTATAAGAGCATCCGGTAAGCGTAAAGCTCACTGGCACTTAGCCTGTGAGATACAAGCGACACGGGGGATTTTAATCCATGCGGTATGTTAGAATTAAATTGTGAGTAAGAACAAAAAACATCTACGTATTGAAGCATCCTAGTCCGGAGAAATCCCGGCTCTTATGAAACAACGGTTAGGTTTAAGTCCTAACGGCAGTAAGACAAGAAAGAGCGAATAATGGCAGGTTGTGGAGCGTACCACATCTTGGCTTAGTGATGGATTCACAAAAACACTGAAAACAATAAAAGTAAGCGCAATTTCGACACTTTGATTAGCAGTTGTTTTGAGCGTTTAGGCGGCGTTTGACGGTCGCAGCAAGATTGGATTGGGCTAAACCCTTAATCTAATTCTGTTAGCAGAATCTCACAGGCTAAAGCCAGTGAGAGTGTCAATGATTAACGGTTGTTAATTTTCTGTTTAGGTTTGGTTAAAGATGCACACTTGGCACTGGCACAATTGGGAAGGTCTACCTTACCTAACCTGTAATCTTCTAAAACCCTGGTCTCATGGTTTCTTTACCCAACAGTTTTGGCCACGCTTACCTCATGAGCTAACTCTGGCACTACAACCAGAGGCTTTAGCTTATCGCTTAAAACAGGTACATGGCAATACTGTTTTAACTCCCCAGGAAGTTGATGATCATGTCAATACCAGTGATGATAATTTGGCATTGGCAGATGGTTTAATTAGTCAGCAAGCTTTACAAGCTGTGTGGGTAGCTTCTGCTGATTGTACACCTGTTTTGATTGGAGATGTGAAAACCGGACAGGTGGCAGCTTTACACGCTGGTTGGCGGGGGACTGCGGCGAAGATTATTCCGGAAGCTATTATGAGAATGCAATCTCATGGTAGTAATTTAGCAGATTTGCGCGTGGCTATGGGTCCGGCTATTGCAGGAGAAGTTTACCAAGTTTCTGTGGAAGTGGCTGCGGAAATCGGCAGTAGTGTTGTACCACATAATGAACCAGAAAAAATAGTTAATGCGTTACACGATTTACCCAATTCACCTTTACTTGTAGATACAGAACCGGGAAAGGTGCGTTTAGATGTGCGGCGGGTAAATGCTTTACAGTTGGAACAGTTAGGAATTAGTTTAGAACAAATTGCGATCGCTCCCTATTGTACTTTCCAAACTCCCGAACATTTCTTTTCTTATCGTCGAGAAAGGGAAAAAAAGGTGCAATGGTCAGGAATCGTCAGTACAGGTAAATAATTACATCTATAGTTTTTAAGGAAGCATTGTTATGACTATGCCACTTGTAGATGATCAAGTAATAGAAGAAAAATTGGTGACACTAAAAGATGTTTCTTGGGAGCAATTCAAAGGCATTGAAGCACATCTTCATGAAAAACAAAATGTTCGCTTGTCTTATTTATCAGGGATTTTAGAAATTATGGCTCCTATTGGTGAAAAACACGAAAAAGTTAAAAGAACTCTTGGCTATTTGTTAGAAGTTTACATGAGAGAGAAAGGAATCCGCTTTTATGGTCGAGGTGGTTTCACGTTAGAAGAACCTGGATATGCTGCGGGAACACCAGATGAATCTTACAGCATTGGGACAGAAAAGGAAATTCCCGATATCGTTATTGAGGTTATTGTCACCAGCGGAACTATTAACAGAACAGAGTTATTTAAACCTAAGAGAATACCAGAGATTTGGTTTTGGAAATCTAATCAAATTAAAATATTCAGTTTTACAGAATCTGGAGAATATGTAGAGGTAAATCGGAGTAGGTTTTTTCCAGATTTAGATCCAGCTTTGCTACTACATTATATTGCTATGCCTGATCAATATGATGCCGTTATTGCATTTGGGAAAATTATCCGAGAGCAAATTAATAAATAATCTCTATCCCCAGATAATTTGCATATCTAAAATAAAACCTGGTAAAATATCCTCACCTGATAATTCTTGAGGAAAATCTAATATTTCTATTGGTTTACCAAGACGATAAATTTCCACTTGCCGCATTTTCCGATTAATTAACCATCCTAATTTAACTCCATTATTGATATATTCCTGCATTTTTGCTTGAGTTTCCTGCAAAGTATCGCTCGGTGACATTAACTCTAAAACAAAATCAGGAGCAATGGGGGGAAACTTTTCTTGTTCTTCTGCTGTCAGTGAATTCCATCTATCATTTTGTATCCAAGCAACATCAGGAGAACGATTTGCACCATTGGGAAGTTTAAAACAGGTAGAAGAATCGAAACAAACTCCTAGTTTAGTTTGACGATTCCACATACCAAAATCTGCTGAAATTTCAGCATTTTTATTTCCTGTTATTCCTCCTGTCGGTGATATTATCAATAATTTTCCGTCTGCACTTCGTTCAAATTTAACTTCAGGATTTTCCCGACAAAGTTGATAAAATTGATTTTCGTTAAGTTGGATAATGGGGTTTAAGTTGACGGTAATAGCTGTCATAATCATCTCCTTGTGGATTGTATCAATTTGAGTTAGTAAATTATTTAAACAATACCAATTTGATTTTTAATATAGCTAAATCCAGAATCAAATTTAAATAATATACGGCAACTATATTTATCTAAAGCTTCTGCAATATCTGGATTATCAAAGTCTTTAGAGTTTCTATTAATAAAACAGCATTGGCGTTCATTTGACTTACTTAAATGCTCAACAATCGAAGCATAAACAATAGCATCTTGGGGTGTAAAGTCAAGTTCAGACTGATGTTTTATAGCTGCGGTTAGTATCTCCACTGTTAAAGGTATAATTTCACTAATCCCTAATAACTTTTCTACAATTATTTGGAATCTTTCCTTTTCTTCTTTCCCACTATTGACTAAAAACTCAGTAATTTCTTGATAAGTACGCACCTGTTGTTGATAAGGTAGAGAACGTCCAAGCTGAGAAAGCTCTTGGTGCAAATTTTGTGATAAATTTCGGCGTTTTTTTTCCCTACGAATCAGTGTTTCATAAGGTTCTGTGAAACTGAATGCAGGTAAAATCAAATTTATTCTGTCGGCTTCTGCTAAGTTTAGCAATTGTTGACAACTCTCCTGCTGTTCCTGAAGCAGTGCTAGTTCTAAAACAAAATTCGTTTCTACATAAACATTCATTGCAATTAAACTAATTCCTCCAATTTTAGGTAACCGTTGTGAATAGCATCAAATAAACCTGAATTCACTATCCAATTCATATTTGCTGGGAGTAAATCAACCGACGGTACTGTTAATATTTGA
The window above is part of the Dolichospermum sp. DET69 genome. Proteins encoded here:
- a CDS encoding DUF4935 domain-containing protein produces the protein MNVYVETNFVLELALLQEQQESCQQLLNLAEADRINLILPAFSFTEPYETLIRREKKRRNLSQNLHQELSQLGRSLPYQQQVRTYQEITEFLVNSGKEEKERFQIIVEKLLGISEIIPLTVEILTAAIKHQSELDFTPQDAIVYASIVEHLSKSNERQCCFINRNSKDFDNPDIAEALDKYSCRILFKFDSGFSYIKNQIGIV